A window of the Alnus glutinosa chromosome 4, dhAlnGlut1.1, whole genome shotgun sequence genome harbors these coding sequences:
- the LOC133867388 gene encoding CMP-sialic acid transporter 1-like, which yields MQWYFVAALLTVLTSSQGILTTLSQSNGRYLYDYATVPFLAEVFKLMVSSILLWRECRVSPSTRMTTEWKTVRLYPIPSIIYLIHNNVQFATLTYVDTSTYQIMGNLKIVTTGILFRLFLRRKLSNLQWMAIILLAVGTTTSQIKGCGEASCDSLFSAPIQGYMLAILSACLSALAGIYTEFLMKKNNDSLYWQNVQLYTFGSIFNLARLLVDDFRGGFENGPWWHRIFNGYSITTWMVVLNLGSTGLLVSWLMKYADNIVKVYSTSMAMLLTMVLSVYLFTFKPTLQLFLGIIICMMSLHMYFAPQNMLVDLPSTTKAAPESLKDIYVDRRTDS from the exons ATGCAGTGGTACTTCGTTGCGGCGCTCCTCACCGTTCTCACAAGCTCTCAG GGAATTTTGACAACTCTGTCTCAAAGTAATGGACGGTATTTGTATGACTATGCAACTGTTCCTTTTCTTGCAGAGGTTTTTAAG CTAATGGTTTCTAGTATACTTCTTTGGCGAGAGTGCCGGGTATCGCCGTCTACAAGGATGACCACGGAGTGGAAAACCGTGCGCTTATATCCCATTCCGTCGATCATTTATCTAATTCATAACAATGTTCAGTTTGCTACGCTAACTTATGTGGATACATCGACGTATCAGATTATGGGTAATCTGAAGATTGTAACCACAGGCATATTGTTCAG GCTATTCCTGAGGAGGAAGCTGTCTAATCTACAATGGATGGCTATTATTCTATTAGCTGTTGGAACAACCACAAGCCAG ATAAAAGGTTGTGGAGAAGCTTCATGTGACTCTCTATTCTCAGCACCAATCCAAGGCTATATGTTGGCAATCCTATCTGCTTGTCTATCAGCATTGGCAGGGATTTACACGGAGTTTCTGATGAAGAAGAACAATGATAGCTTGTATTGGCAGAATGTACAATTATACAC GTTTGgttcaattttcaatttggcaAGGCTTCTTGTGGATGATTTCAGAGGTGGATTTGAGAACGGTCCTTGGTGGCACCGGATTTTCAATGGTTATAGTATTACAACTTGGATGGTAGTATTAAACCTTGGATCCACAGGATTGCTGGTTTCTTGGTTGATGAAGTATGCTGACAATATTGTGAAG GTGTATTCCACATCAATGGCTATGCTGCTTACAATGGTTTTATCTGTATACCTTTTCACCTTCAAGCCTACACTGCAG CTTTTCTTAGGTATTATTATCTGTATGATGTCATTACACATGTATTTTGCCCCTCAAAACATGCTGGTGGATTTGCCATCAACCACTAAAGCAGCTCCTGAGAGTCTAAAAGATATTTACGTTGATAGACGAACAGATTCCTGA
- the LOC133867173 gene encoding protein BOBBER 1-like yields the protein MAILSDYQEDDQQSPPFSFNAALDPSNPLGFLESAFNFVSRKSSLFKSESAEKQITSLVRSIRERIKAAEEEASAKKAPEKEQDKEKEKKLVPNKGNGIDMENYSWGQSLQEVTVNVEIPPGTKSSLVLCDIKNNYLKVGVKGQAPIIDGELYKPVKADDCFWSLEDQKLISILMSKRDRTDWWKSLLKGGQEIDTQKVEPEPSKLSDLDSEMRSAVEKMMFDQRQKKLGRPSSDEIQKEELLKQFMAQNPNMNFSGSKFM from the coding sequence ATGGCCATCCTCTCCGATTACCAAGAAGATGATCAACAatctcctcctttttctttcaatgcGGCTCTTGATCCTTCAAACCCTCTTGGGTTTTTGGAATCTGCGTTCAACTTTGTATCTCGAAAGTCTAGTTTGTTCAAGAGCGAGTCTGCTGAGAAACAAATCACGTCGTTGGTTCGTTCAATCAGGGAAAGGATAAAGGCGGCGGAAGAAGAGGCTTCAGCGAAGAAGGCGCCTGAGAAAGAACAAGacaaggagaaggagaagaaactTGTTCCAAACAAAGGCAACGGCATAGACATGGAGAATTATTCATGGGGTCAGTCCCTTCAAGAGGTCACCGTTAACGTGGAAATCCCTCCTGGAACAAAATCCAGCCTCGTTTTGTGCGACATTAAGAACAATTATTTGAAGGTTGGGGTCAAGGGTCAGGCTCCGATCATCGATGGGGAGCTATATAAGCCTGTGAAAGCTGACGATTGCTTTTGGAGTTTGGAGGATCAGAAATTAATCTCCATTCTTATGAGCAAGAGAGACCGGACGGACTGGTGGAAGTCTTTGTTGAAGGGGGGCCAAGAGATTGATACGCAGAAAGTGGAACCGGAGCCAAGCAAGTTGTCTGACTTGGACTCTGAAATGCGTTCTGCTGTGGAGAAGATGATGTTTGATCAGAGGCAGAAGAAGTTGGGCCGTCCGAGCAGCGATGAGATCCAAAAGGAAGAGTTGCTGAAGCAATTCATGGCTCAGAATCCAAACATGAACTTCTCGGGATCCAAGTTTATGTAA